From the Notolabrus celidotus isolate fNotCel1 chromosome 12, fNotCel1.pri, whole genome shotgun sequence genome, one window contains:
- the LOC117823205 gene encoding uncharacterized protein LOC117823205: MKYRNRVQLMDDNINSRNKSILLKGVQWADSGMYQCKLSITTEREKGRKLGGGTVLMIYDTMIFNLTAHNDSLLCCEVKVTRYPNLFLSIFHDGSKLHSVDSAPNSTAAAQPYVTLSMNVSVRGGGKYECQLHLNAVLIMKSSFLHNPPVSGEEQDADKNVSLPCSPTVCDPGAVVFPEPWFLYGSLLLVPITILLGIIIIQKARC, encoded by the exons ATGAAGTACAGAAACCGTGTACAACTAATGGATGATAATATAAACTCCCGTAATAAGTCTATACTGCTCAAGGGGGTCCAGTGGGCTGACAGTGGGATGTACCAGTGTAAACTTTCCATcaccacagagagggagaagggcCGGAAGCTGGGAGGAGGAACTGTATTGATGATTTATG acACAATGATCTTTAACCTCACCGCTCACAATGACTCCCTGCTCTGCTGTGAAGTTAAAGTGACCAGATATCCCAATTTGTTTTTGTCCATTTTCCACGATGGATCCAAACTCCACAGTGTTGACTCTGCTCCAAACAGTactgcagcagctcagcccTACGTCACACTCTCTATGAACGTGTCTGTGAGGGGTGGGGGGAAATATGAGTGTCAGCTGCACCTGAATGCAGTTCTGATAATGAAAAGCAGCTTCTTGCACAATCCACCTG TGTCTGGAGAAGAACAAGATGCTGATAAAAATGTTTCACTACCATGTTCACCAACCGTCTGTG ATCCAGGTGCTGTAGTGTTTCCAGAGCCATGGTTCCTGTATGGATCTCTCCTCCTGGTACCCATCACCATCCTGCTGGGAATCATAATCATCCAGAAGGCCAGATGCTGA